Within the Candidatus Coatesbacteria bacterium genome, the region CAATTGTCGGAGGGAAGCAGATGTACGCCGTCATCAACAGCGGAGGCAAGCAACACCGCGTCGCCGAGGGCGACCTGCTCCGCGTCGACCGCCTGCCGCTGGAGCCCGGCGAGGAAAAGGTCTTCGACGAGGTGCTCTTCGCCTACGACGGCGAGAGTTATCACCTCGGCCGGCCCAGCCTCGAGGGTGCCCGTGTCGTGGCCGAGATCGCCCTCCAGGGCCGTGCGCCCAAGGTCGAGGGCATCAAGTTCAAGCGCCGCAAGCGCTACCGTCGCGTCTTCGGCCACAAGCAGCCCTACACCTGGCTGCGGGTCAAGTCGATCGAGCTGTCCGGCGCCGGTTCCGCCGCCCCGAGCGAGCCGGAATCCGAACCGGCCGAATCGGAGACCGCGGAAGACGACGAGTAGTCCATCAGCGAGTAAACCCCCAGGCACCGGTCGCGACCGGCGCCTGGGTTTTTCCGTAGCGAATACCTGTAAGGGCGGGGTTTCAATCCCGCCCGCCGGGCCGTCATGGTTTTTGCATACCGCAGACCTCCCTTCGGCGGGAGGTCTTCGGGCAAAAACACCCGCCGGCCCTATGTTATCGGCGGTTGGGTGCGGATCGGTGTTGTCGTACGAACGGCGGCGGGGACGCCAGTCC harbors:
- the rplU gene encoding 50S ribosomal protein L21, with protein sequence MYAVINSGGKQHRVAEGDLLRVDRLPLEPGEEKVFDEVLFAYDGESYHLGRPSLEGARVVAEIALQGRAPKVEGIKFKRRKRYRRVFGHKQPYTWLRVKSIELSGAGSAAPSEPESEPAESETAEDDE